ATATTTGTAATCGTGGATAGGAAGCTTGATTTTGCTGCTTGTGAGTCTATTTGATATTTGTTTTTTATCAGCTCTACCGCAAAAGTGTGCTGCCATAATACATTGTAAAATATGTCTAGATTTACGCCTACCTCTTCAAAAAACTTCAATACCGAAGAGTTGGATATGTGCTTTAATGCGAGTGATTCGGGCTCTATTCGTATGACCCGTTCGCATTTTTCTTCGAGCTCGTCAAGAAGTGCGCTTTTGCCTGCGCCGGTTCTCCCCAGAACTATCGCTGGCGCAGCTGCAGTATCCTCTAGAACCTCAAGATCCCCATTGTCAACGAAGCAATCACTTAGAAATCCTTTATCGTTTTCTGCATCCGCCTCTCCTATATTCATATGTTTTCTGAATACAAAGTCACTTTTGGGTAGGTTAGGCATTCTTAGCTCCTGCTTTTGTTGTTTGATAGTTTTTATTGGTGTCTATGTTGCGTTAATCGTGTTCTTAAGTGCTTGGTGGAGTTTTATCCATTAAGGTTGGTGGCGTCAAATTAATTAACGCTGAGCTTTTTGGCTGTTGGTTTTGATGGCGGGGGGGGGGGGCAGGCAATAAAAAAGCCAGCGAGGTTTTCACCAGGCTGGCTTTATCAAATATGGTAGCTAGAGGCGGACTTGAACCGCCGACCCCAGCATTATGAGACATGCGCTCAGCATCTTGAATCTCTTAACTTAACAGTAAGAGGTTTAAAAAATGCCAGCTAAATCAAAAATTTACGGGGTTATCTGTACCAAAGGTGGTGTCGGGAAAACCACTATATGTGCCAACTTGGGCGCCATTCTAGCGGATATGGGACAGCGAGTGCTACTTGTGGACGCTGATCCACAGCAATCCCTATCTCGCGTTTACCCCATCGTAAATCAAGCCAACTTCGGCCTTACTCAGGTCTATCGTGCTGCGAGCGCTGCCGATTGCATCTCTAGTACAGCCATCCCCAATCTCGATATTGTTCTGAATGATGATCCTCATGGGGAGCACATTACAGCGTTTTTGCGAGAATCCTACGTGCATTTTCAGCACCTCTACGTTGCATTGCAGGAGCTTGGTTACGACTACATCCTGATTGATACTCAGGGAGCTAAAGGAATTATTCAGGAGTCTGTGATTTGCGCTGCCGACGTGCTTGTTTCACCCATCAAGCCGCAGGTGCTGGATACCCGCGAATTCATTCACGGCACTATCGAGCTTGTGAACAAGTTCAAGCCTCGCCCCGGATTCATGAGCGTAACCGGGCGGCCACTTCCCCCAATCCGTGTGCTGTTCAATATGTGGGATCGAACTGGTACCGCAGCGAACATTACTGCGGAATTACGCAGCATGTTCGACCAGGCGGTTGATAACCAAGTCACCGTTTTGAATACCACCATCCCACTTCTAAAGCCCTATTCCGAGGCGAATGGGCGCGGTATTCCCGTACACCGCTACGAGGTAGCACGCTCCGGCCCTACGAAATCGGCTTTTTACACCATGCTCGCCCTCATCGAGGAGCTTGAGCCGAAATTAATGGGTATTCGCCCCCAGTGGAAAAACAATTAAGGAGTTGGCCATGGACAAGCATGTCATTCAAACCCGTGAAGAACAGCTGGATTGGGTAGAGAACTTACAGCCAACACACATCAATACCAATCAGCATGAGATCGAAGTTACAGGCAACAGAGTTGCTTCCGACCGTTTTGAGTCCAGAAGCGTTTTTGGGAAAACCCTTGTTGTTAGTAAAACCGGTTCTGGCAAGACTCGCGTGGGGCATTTTTTGAACGCTGTAGTTTGCGATGGCAGAGAGGTGAGCAATGAGCAGTAAAAATAGCCCCCCCGTCAGCAGCCTTCTGAATCGCCCTCACCTGCAAGGTAATGTCAGCGATGTTGTCCCGTCTGATCCGGTGATCCCTACGCGCATCGTTGTCACGCTCAATCAAATCGTTGCGTATACGGACAACCCGCGTCAGACCAGAAACCCCATGTACGATGAGATTAAAGATTCGATTCGTAATCGCGGACTCGATCACGCCCCTAATGTCACTCGCAAAAACCCAACCGACCCTTACATGATTAAGGACGGTGGTAATACACGCTTGCAGATACTGCGAGAGTTATTTGTGGAAACTGGTGACGAGAAATTTTATCGCCTTGATGTGATGTTTCATCCGTGGAAAAACCAGCTTGATATGCTGATTGGTCATGCGGTGGAAAACGAAATGCGCGGCAATATGATTTTTATTGAACGCGCATTGCATGCCAAAAAAATTAAACACGAAATGGAAGCGGTAGATGGAAAAACCCTTTCGATTCGTGAATTGGCGAAAAGAATAAGCACAGAGGGTTGGTCTATTGATCAGACCAGCTTAAATCATTTGCTATATGCAGAAGAAAACCTTTTGCCGGTAATCCCAGAGGCGCTTTGGTCTGGGATAGGTATAGATCGTGTGAAAAAAATCAGGAAGCTGCTGGATGTATGCCGCACCTATTGGGAGGCGGTAAGCACACCTGACGAAGGTGTGTTTGATGAAATCTGGAAGCCAGTATTTTCAACATTAGATGGCGATGGCTTTGATGTATTTAAGGTTGAGTATGAGTTGTGCGGCGCAATGGCGCAGCGGCTCGACGGCCCTATTATGTCGGTTACAGCGCAAATTCAGGGGCTGCTGGAGGGTATGAAAGGATTGGAGCTGATGCGACCAAAGCATTTTGTTCCTGAGCCGAAAGTCCCGCTCGCACCCAAACCATCTACGGCAACAAAAAAACAGGAATCTGCGAATACCATTGGTAGCAATCAGGCACCAGAGCAGGTAGCAACTCAACCTACAACACACGCTGCAGAAAATTTCACTCCAACACCACCCACAACATTTCTCAATACCGGTGGCCAGCCCTGGGATGTAACCACTCAGGGCGAACAGGGAGGCTTCCTCTCACCTGAACTTTCATCAAGCAACTCATTCGAGGATGACTACCGAATTCCTATCAGTGAAATATCGGGTGGTTCTCCGGTGTTGTATCGCGGCCATCCCGGGCATACAACCTTTGGCCTACAAGAGCGTGCGTTTGAAATTGCTCAGCAATATGCCAACCGTTTTGGATTGATCGAGAGCGTGGTGTGCACACTCGACAATCGTGATGCACATATGGGGTTTGTGTTGAGAGGTGGTGACGATTTTTATCGGCTCTCCGAGCTGCAGCGCATCCATTGGTGCGCACTTAACAATATCGCATTGATTCGCTATCCGGATTCACCGGCACGATTGATGGATCTTATGGGGAATCATAATCCCGAGGATGCATTGGGCATGATGGCGTCAGCCAATTTTGCCCGGTTCATTATGTTTGGCGAGGCATGTCGTGGCGATCAATTCATGTCTGATGCATGGGAAGAACTGGCAGAGTTAGAAGCTATTGCGGCCATCATGATTACCCGCACGATTGAGGAATCAGCTCGTGTTGATGAAGTGCCAGACCATTCATTTGATGAAAATTCAGGGGGTGTGTAATGAGTGCGAATTACCACCTGATGATTATCAACCAGCAAATTTTGCTTGCCGCAGCTGATGCCTTGCGTAGCCAAGATGCACACCTGTTGTCGCAACTTGGTTTGTCATCCATTGATGAAGCCACTGCAGAGCAACTGCGTAAAGTGAGTGTGGATAGACTGGCTTGTCTCAATACCTTTCGCGGCACATTGCTCGATGTGAGATTGAATACCCAAACGCTGCGCATGTTCTTGGGTTTTGCTCAGGATAAAGTCAGTGAGGACGACCAGATCAATGCCGCCATTCGCGCGGGAATGCGTCAACCCATGCTGGAGGAACTTAAAGGCATTAGTCGCCGGGAGTTTGCTTCACGGCGTCAGCATATGGGGCTACCAGAGCACACGCGCGGTCGTATTGAGGTGCTGAGCGAGGAAGATGAGCTGAGTGTGTTGCGAGCATGGAAGCAGTTGGAATCGGTCGAGGATGTGCTTGATCGCTACTTGGAGTTGCATCGCCAGACCGGAATTGGCCTTGACCAAGCATATACCACCATTAAGTCTTTGGCGTGATGCGCATGGAAACGAAATCCAAAACAAGTCTACCGATGGATGCGATACAGCGTCAGATTAATCGAGCAGAGCGCGACCTCGTTGAGCAGCGCACTCAGCTAGATGACGATGATGGCATGGCGGTGCTGTTTACCGGCAACCACCATGATGCGTTCCCCAGGCATCTGGTTGTTAATAGCCAGTTATCTCCTGTCGAAAAAACCACATGGCAGGTGATTCGATTGGCGATCAGCGATCCCAGTCGTCCTGGGGCAACACCGCGCCGCAATGATATTGCGGCCATGGTGAATTGTTCCCCACCGACTGTGACAACCAGCAAGACGATGTTGAGGATTCGCGGTTGGCTTACCTACTGTCGATCTGTGCGCAGGAGTGGCCGGTTTGTTGGTGATATCTATTTGCTCAACGACGAACCCATGTCACTACAAAGCACCTTGGAGATCGACCATTCGTTTGTCGATTTTCTTGAGGATCAGTCACAAAGTAAAAATCAGAAAATTAAAATAGCGGCATCAGAGGTGCTTCAAGAAATACGAAACATTTCAAGCAGTGAATTACCGAGCGAGCTTGATCGTGTTGGTGCGCGTGTTGGTCGCGCAATGAAAGACCTCTATTACAACCAGAGCAAAAATTTTGCTCCGGTGGATGAGGCTGAAAAAAGTGATACTGATGCCAATCACGGCGAATCAAGCACTTACAGCGACCAAAGCAAAAAATTTGCTACGGATGAAAACGGTGAAAATTTAAACCAGAGTAAAAAATTTGCTCCGGCTGGGAAAGAAATTTTTTTCTCTCAAGGTAGTAGTAGTAGTTTTATTAATAATAAATATATATCTACTGCGCGCGTGCACACGCAAGGCGGCCAGTCAATCAACACTGCCGATGCGGAGAGCATGGCGAATTATTTGGAAATCGAGCGCCGTGGTCGCTGGGGTGATTATGACCATGAGCGCGAAGAGGCTTGGGTACGGAAGTTTTTACCTTGGTTTGCTCACGAACCTTTCAAACCCTACGTGATGTGGTTGTTTGCAGGCCGTGCGAATCTCATGCCGGTGATCTGGCAAAAAATTAAACCTCTTCCCAAACACAGTCAGGAGCTGGTGATTTACCAGCTGCTTGGACATGTTGCGGCGTGGAAACACGGTTGGCGTGAGCCGATACGTGATTCGGTTGGGTATCTGCACAAGCTGGTTTTGTTGCAGTCCTCGAATCAGTTGTACCCCGATGAGTGGGCGTTAGCGTTGAAGCGGTGTCGGGATGACGGTGATACGTTGAATTTTATTGATAGTCCGGATTTGAAAAGAGTGTAGGAGGCTCCTACAGCAAGAGCCATGTTTAAAAGTAACTTGGATCATTTTGTACCCTTGTAGGAGGCTCCTACAGAGAATTCACTTCCGTCAGAAGCGCACCACCTGCAACGGCAAGGCTTCTGAGGGGCTGATCGACCCTGTCAATAATCCCAGTCAGTACCAAACCCTGACAGCAATGTAAGGTTGGGTGGACTAGCTCCCCATTCATAACATGGTTGGGAGGGCTTTGAGAGTTCTGGCAGGCGGTGCAGGGATTGCTGGGTTGGGTGTTCGCGTGGCGATGCCCTGATTATTTTGGGAGTTTTGGATGAATAGGAATCCACTCCACGTTTATTTAACCAGAGGTTGATATGGAAAAAACTGAGCAAGACACAGTGACGATTGAGCAGCAAGGACAGGTTCAGGCTGTGACAACCAGTGCGACTGATGCACCAAAACCTGCGCGTGTGAGTCGGGCGGCATTAACTGCGCACATGTCGAGACCGCATTGGAATCAGGATGGCCTCAGTGATCCCGCTGCTGGTCGAGTTCCCCCGCTTCCATCGCAAATGAAGATGGGAGCCAAGATGGAGCTGCATAGTCATTTGGCAATTAATTTATTTCGCGGACGCCGTGGTGATCCAGATGCTAAGCGCAGACCGATTTATGGGCTGGCTCGATTTGCGCGTCAGATTGCAATGGTGTGGTCTGCTGCTGAAAAGGATGATCCATACGCAGACCAGTGCATTCTCGATGTGGAGGCAAAGTATCACGAGGCATTATCGATTTTTACTGAGCGCGAAAAGAACCTTAGTGACATCATCGAAGGCTTGGATGGTTTGGATATCGATATTCAAACCAGTGTGAAGCCAGCGGGTATTGATCTGCAGTTTTTTTGCCCGTGGGCTTACAAAGCAACCGTGTTGTTATTGCAGTTTGATCGTATGGTCAGACTGGGACTTACTGCAAGACATTTAGGTTTGATGGGCGATCAGGATTGGGATGCTGTTATTTCCGATAGTGCGCGTGTGTTGAGAAACATTTTTGCATTGCCTAGTCGATGGATTAGTACCGGTGTTACTCGGGATGATTGCCGCAAGAAAACCAAAGTGGCAAAACGTGCGTTAGGCATGTACGCAGAACGGAAGGAAGGCAGGCTCGTTTTATTGGATAAAGTGTTATCGGGTGAAGTAAGAGCAAAAATATCTCCCGTGAGTAAAGAGCTTGAGAAATACTTGGCGCAGGCTGCCAATTGAGTGCAGCGACAAAACCCAAAACCAACATGAATAGCTTAATTATGAATCCAGAATTTTCGCGGAAAATGGTAATTCAACCGGCGGCGCAATTTTGCGAAGCCAATATCATGGACCGTTCTTTAAAAGGCCTTTTAATGGATAAGGGGAGCCGAGGCTTGGTTGAGAAGCTTCACGGAATTCTGCAAAAAATTGAAGCAGTTCAAAGTGCAATGGAATCGCTGGTTGAACAGCAGCGATTAAGCGCCGATGCCGCAGGTTGTGACTGTGCATTGTTGTACTTGGCTCTCAACCTAAAAACCGGCCGTGATCGGGTGGAAGCTGAAAAGATCAAGTCGATGGGATTGGCAGAAATTCTGCTGAATCACACTCGCAGTGCGGCTGCGCTGGAGTGGCGTAGTGGCAAGGTGTTTTCTCAGGCGTATCAAATGACGCACTTAACGCGCATTCATCCTTTCAGTGCAGGGCATGAGCACCATCAGATGATGTTGGAGTATGTGAAAAAGATCGCGCCCGATTATTACCCTGTGTTAGCGGGTTACGATGGAATACGGCTTTCTCTCAATGCAGCGTTTAAGACGTTGAGAAAGGTGTTGGTTGAATTACATGAACTGCATAGGGAAACGTTTTATGGTGAGTCTATCGAGCGGGAAGCTGATGCCATGGGCAAACGAATCTTCAAGACATTGCCGGATAGTGAATACGTTGCTTACATCCTGAATCAGTTGTACGGGACTTAAGGAGTATTCAATGTCTTACGCCCTGCGAGCCAAAGCTGAACTGAAATTAAAAAATAATGATGATGGCGAGAAAATTAATTATCAGTTCGATAGATCACTTGAACCCTTTGAAATCGCAAAGGCCATGATGGTGCTCCATGCAAGTAATCATGGGATCGTTAAACTGAAAGATGATATGGGAAACTTCCTGGCTCAATTTATTGAGGAACTAAAGGCTGAAAAAATCAAGCGGGAGAATTCACAGTAAATACGAGGAGCTGAACGCACCGGCGGCTGCAAAAATGACAGCCTTTTAGGGGGGGGCAAAAAACAGGAAGGAAAATATCATAAATGTGTCGCGGGACACGCAAATTAAAATTTTGGAATTGATGAGTGTTATCATGAGTCTCTATGCGCAAAAAATAATTCAGAAATTGAAGCAGGAGGAGGATGTAGTACGACAGTATTCGTTAATCGTTGAGCTAATTGAAGATGGTTATCGGCCTGCTGAAATTGCGCGGTTATCTGGCCTAAAGGATTACACGGTAAGACACCACTCTCGGTTGCATGAAAAACTATCTGACCCAGTGAAGGAGCTATTCCTTTTTCAGAAAATATCATTCTCACTTGCCCGTGCGATTGCGGGGGTTGATCCAAAACGACAAGAACAAGCTGCAAGAAAAGCCATATCATCGGGAACAAGTGTTTCAAGCTTCCGGCAAATGCTGAATGAAAATGATGATGTAAAACTAAAACGGGAGATGGATCGTCTATCCGAGCATCTATCGCAAATGTCTGGACTGGATATAAAAATAAGACCAGACAAAAGTAATGCTCAAGCAGGTGCATGGATTGTTCGATATGCGGATCTCACCATGTTTGATGTGATATGTGAGCGATTCACCGGAAAGAAATCACTCGAAGATTATTGAACACACCTTATACAAATTGATTGCCGCAATTATTTACCTTTCTTAATAAACTGCAATTGTTGCAGGACTTTCAACTTCCCGAGCAACGACATCATCTTTTTAGGGCGCTGAATAGCGCCCATTTTTTATCTGATTTTTTTCAACGATGAGCGTTTTATTTGCACGATGTTTTGTTGGATATCTCCTATCTACATGCAACTAAAATCGGGAAGATGAAATTGTTATAAAACATTTTATCTATGATCTACGGATGATTCCTAAATGAAAAATTTCTTTTTTGGTGAAGGTAATATTGGTCGAGACCCCGTTTTGAAGTATGTGCCAGTTAAAGGCGTACAAAAACCAGTTCTTGAATTCGATATGCGAGTGACTTACGACAGATTGAATCAGGATTCCGGTGAGTACGAAGATAACGGTGGATTCTGGGCATCTGTAAGTTTTTGGGGTAAGCGCGCTGAAGCTGCTAATAAAATTCTGAAGTCTGGCGTTCGCGTATTTGTCATTGGCGAAATAAGTCAGGATGAATTTGTAGCAACTAAAGGCGAGCGCGAAGGGCAAACCATTTCAGTCACCAATGTCTCGGCATCGCATGTGGGGCTATCCCTGTTGGGGATTGAATCTATCAATTTAACGCCCAGAAAGAACAGGCCTCAGCAAGCCACAGGTGCAGCCCAAGAAGGCCACCCAGCTACCGATACTACCGAAGAAGAATACGCTCGCGCTTATGCAGAGCAATCGGGTCAATAGTTGTAGGGGGCTACCATGTCGCAGCGTGTGTTGATGATTGTTGAATCACCTAACAAGGCAAAGAAAATTCAGGGTTATTTTACTGGGTTTAAATTAATGGCCACGGTTGGTCATTTTAAAGATTTGCCACGCGATAGCATGGGTGTTGAGCCTCCCCATCACAAACCAGACTATGTGGTTTCCGAAGGTCGCCAGGGATTTATTACGAAGCTCCAGGCGGCCGCTAAGGAAGCCGATCTCATTTATGTGGCCACCGACCCTGATCGCGAGGGTGAAGCAATTGCGGCTCATGTTGTGAATACGCTCGGAAAGGCTCATAGCGCTAAAGTTTCCCGCATTACTTATACCGAAATATCCCGCAAAGCCATTGAGAGCGCTATCGAGGCAAAACGTAGCGTGGACTGGTCGTTAGTGCGCGCGCAGGAAGCGAGGCGCGTTGTTGATCGATATGTTGGCTATTTGGTATCGCCTGAGTTAACCAAAAAATTTAAAGCACGTGGTCAGTCGGGTTTTCTATCCGCTGGTCGAGTGCAATCAGTAGCCGTAAAGCTGATTGATGAACGTCAGAGATCGATCAGCAACTTTGTGCCAGTTGTCCACTATGGCGTTACTGCAAGCCTCGTTAAAGCCGGAATAGAGTTTGAAGCCGTTTGGAAGCCAGTTATTCCACAAGGTCAGCTTATTACTGACATGGAAGAAGCAAAGCGAGTTGCTGCGCGCACTCATACCTTAAAGGTTGTGAAAGTGCTTCAGGTACCGCGCAAGGTGGCGGCACCCAAACCCCTTATAACGACGACTTATGTTCGGCTGATGGCTGCAGCATTGAAGTTGACCACCAAGGCGGCGATGGATGCTGCGCAGAAGTTATTTGAGGCTGGGTTAATTACCTATCACCGTACTGATAGCCCCACCATGTCAGATGATTTTTCTCAATCTGTTCGTTCGTTTGCGGAACGAAACAAATTACCCGTTCCTCTCTCGCAGAGAGTCATCAAACAGTCTGCTAATGCACAGCAGGGGCATGAGTGTTTGCGCGTTACCGATATCGATCTGATGAATGCGCGTCTTGCAGGCGTTGATGATCCTGTTTTGTCAAAAGTTTATGAGTTGGTGTGGTTGGTCACATTGCAGTCGCAACTGGCTGACGGTGAAGATCAATCCGTGACTG
The nucleotide sequence above comes from Cellvibrio sp. PSBB023. Encoded proteins:
- a CDS encoding DNA topoisomerase, with product MSQRVLMIVESPNKAKKIQGYFTGFKLMATVGHFKDLPRDSMGVEPPHHKPDYVVSEGRQGFITKLQAAAKEADLIYVATDPDREGEAIAAHVVNTLGKAHSAKVSRITYTEISRKAIESAIEAKRSVDWSLVRAQEARRVVDRYVGYLVSPELTKKFKARGQSGFLSAGRVQSVAVKLIDERQRSISNFVPVVHYGVTASLVKAGIEFEAVWKPVIPQGQLITDMEEAKRVAARTHTLKVVKVLQVPRKVAAPKPLITTTYVRLMAAALKLTTKAAMDAAQKLFEAGLITYHRTDSPTMSDDFSQSVRSFAERNKLPVPLSQRVIKQSANAQQGHECLRVTDIDLMNARLAGVDDPVLSKVYELVWLVTLQSQLADGEDQSVTVNFVNGNEDNFVSRSRKSKFAGWRVAAEKFKQDEQLKPLVAREQRDDAEGDESATLIQCLPELAEGDALTPLKVDLKHKTTEPESPYTEKTLVEKLEKLGIGRPSTYAATIERIISIGYIERNKKTLQLTVLPVGSQMVAELDKQFTFMEYSYTAELEGAFDLIAHRKAEYLAVVHGAWEKLQAELNVFKGESVAANQSDDVKPVAQLKKESVKRECSPGDKCPSCEGGKLTVKKLNNGANAGRSFIGCTRFPTCRFFKWMH
- a CDS encoding single-stranded DNA-binding protein, which translates into the protein MKNFFFGEGNIGRDPVLKYVPVKGVQKPVLEFDMRVTYDRLNQDSGEYEDNGGFWASVSFWGKRAEAANKILKSGVRVFVIGEISQDEFVATKGEREGQTISVTNVSASHVGLSLLGIESINLTPRKNRPQQATGAAQEGHPATDTTEEEYARAYAEQSGQ
- a CDS encoding STY4526/YPO1902 family pathogenicity island replication protein: MSANYHLMIINQQILLAAADALRSQDAHLLSQLGLSSIDEATAEQLRKVSVDRLACLNTFRGTLLDVRLNTQTLRMFLGFAQDKVSEDDQINAAIRAGMRQPMLEELKGISRREFASRRQHMGLPEHTRGRIEVLSEEDELSVLRAWKQLESVEDVLDRYLELHRQTGIGLDQAYTTIKSLA
- a CDS encoding ParB family protein, which produces MSSKNSPPVSSLLNRPHLQGNVSDVVPSDPVIPTRIVVTLNQIVAYTDNPRQTRNPMYDEIKDSIRNRGLDHAPNVTRKNPTDPYMIKDGGNTRLQILRELFVETGDEKFYRLDVMFHPWKNQLDMLIGHAVENEMRGNMIFIERALHAKKIKHEMEAVDGKTLSIRELAKRISTEGWSIDQTSLNHLLYAEENLLPVIPEALWSGIGIDRVKKIRKLLDVCRTYWEAVSTPDEGVFDEIWKPVFSTLDGDGFDVFKVEYELCGAMAQRLDGPIMSVTAQIQGLLEGMKGLELMRPKHFVPEPKVPLAPKPSTATKKQESANTIGSNQAPEQVATQPTTHAAENFTPTPPTTFLNTGGQPWDVTTQGEQGGFLSPELSSSNSFEDDYRIPISEISGGSPVLYRGHPGHTTFGLQERAFEIAQQYANRFGLIESVVCTLDNRDAHMGFVLRGGDDFYRLSELQRIHWCALNNIALIRYPDSPARLMDLMGNHNPEDALGMMASANFARFIMFGEACRGDQFMSDAWEELAELEAIAAIMITRTIEESARVDEVPDHSFDENSGGV
- a CDS encoding STY4528 family pathogenicity island replication protein, whose product is METKSKTSLPMDAIQRQINRAERDLVEQRTQLDDDDGMAVLFTGNHHDAFPRHLVVNSQLSPVEKTTWQVIRLAISDPSRPGATPRRNDIAAMVNCSPPTVTTSKTMLRIRGWLTYCRSVRRSGRFVGDIYLLNDEPMSLQSTLEIDHSFVDFLEDQSQSKNQKIKIAASEVLQEIRNISSSELPSELDRVGARVGRAMKDLYYNQSKNFAPVDEAEKSDTDANHGESSTYSDQSKKFATDENGENLNQSKKFAPAGKEIFFSQGSSSSFINNKYISTARVHTQGGQSINTADAESMANYLEIERRGRWGDYDHEREEAWVRKFLPWFAHEPFKPYVMWLFAGRANLMPVIWQKIKPLPKHSQELVIYQLLGHVAAWKHGWREPIRDSVGYLHKLVLLQSSNQLYPDEWALALKRCRDDGDTLNFIDSPDLKRV
- a CDS encoding ParA family protein; translated protein: MPAKSKIYGVICTKGGVGKTTICANLGAILADMGQRVLLVDADPQQSLSRVYPIVNQANFGLTQVYRAASAADCISSTAIPNLDIVLNDDPHGEHITAFLRESYVHFQHLYVALQELGYDYILIDTQGAKGIIQESVICAADVLVSPIKPQVLDTREFIHGTIELVNKFKPRPGFMSVTGRPLPPIRVLFNMWDRTGTAANITAELRSMFDQAVDNQVTVLNTTIPLLKPYSEANGRGIPVHRYEVARSGPTKSAFYTMLALIEELEPKLMGIRPQWKNN
- a CDS encoding PFL_4669 family integrating conjugative element protein; amino-acid sequence: MEKTEQDTVTIEQQGQVQAVTTSATDAPKPARVSRAALTAHMSRPHWNQDGLSDPAAGRVPPLPSQMKMGAKMELHSHLAINLFRGRRGDPDAKRRPIYGLARFARQIAMVWSAAEKDDPYADQCILDVEAKYHEALSIFTEREKNLSDIIEGLDGLDIDIQTSVKPAGIDLQFFCPWAYKATVLLLQFDRMVRLGLTARHLGLMGDQDWDAVISDSARVLRNIFALPSRWISTGVTRDDCRKKTKVAKRALGMYAERKEGRLVLLDKVLSGEVRAKISPVSKELEKYLAQAAN